In Chlamydiota bacterium, one genomic interval encodes:
- a CDS encoding (Fe-S)-binding protein: MATDPCIHELRQEIARCARCGKCRAVCPTFLATRDEARAARGRINLMESILDGAAPFSARAAELLTSCYGCTRCVEQCPSGVRVDLLMQRAREMAARRFGIPLPARLLFRHVLPRRRLYDAAVRLARFTQRFLRRSRAQPLRHLPLLYEGRRSVPALARRSALHSLPELHKGRGEIKVSLFLGCLLNYVYPDIAASILKILSLHGVDVIVPKAQLCCGAPVLASGDEEAARRLARRNLSCLEPGKVDAVVFGCASCALTMKRDYPRLLGGAEALAAKITDISEFIHARLGYSNLPLDDTVTYHDPCHLRWGRGVGEPPREVLRRSARYVEMDRAGDCCGLGGSFSLSHYDISCLLGEAKVASIRASGATIVATSCPGCILQLEDQLARQGMGNPVVHVAQLYERSFLKGRLPLPGSSSSSSGFLTLSR, encoded by the coding sequence ATGGCGACGGATCCGTGCATACACGAGCTGCGGCAGGAGATCGCGCGCTGCGCGCGCTGCGGGAAATGCCGCGCCGTGTGCCCGACGTTTCTCGCCACCAGGGACGAAGCGCGGGCAGCCCGCGGGCGCATCAACCTGATGGAGTCGATCCTCGACGGCGCCGCGCCGTTCAGCGCGCGCGCAGCCGAGCTGCTGACGAGCTGCTACGGGTGCACGCGCTGCGTGGAGCAGTGCCCCAGCGGCGTCCGCGTCGATCTTCTGATGCAGCGCGCCCGGGAGATGGCGGCGCGCCGGTTCGGCATCCCGCTCCCCGCGCGCCTGCTGTTCCGGCACGTCCTCCCCCGCCGCCGGCTCTACGACGCGGCGGTGCGTCTCGCGCGCTTCACCCAGCGGTTTCTCCGCAGGAGTCGGGCGCAGCCGCTGCGCCACCTTCCGCTCCTCTACGAAGGGCGGCGCAGCGTCCCCGCGCTCGCCCGGCGTTCGGCGCTGCATTCGCTTCCGGAGCTGCACAAGGGGCGCGGGGAGATCAAGGTCTCGCTTTTCCTCGGCTGTCTGCTCAACTACGTCTATCCCGACATCGCCGCGTCGATTTTGAAGATCCTTTCGCTGCACGGCGTGGACGTGATCGTCCCGAAGGCCCAGCTCTGCTGCGGGGCGCCGGTACTGGCCTCCGGCGACGAGGAGGCGGCGCGCCGCCTCGCCCGGCGCAACCTGTCCTGTCTAGAGCCGGGGAAGGTGGACGCGGTCGTCTTCGGGTGCGCCTCGTGCGCCCTCACGATGAAGCGGGACTATCCGCGGCTGCTCGGGGGGGCCGAGGCGCTCGCGGCGAAGATCACCGACATCTCCGAGTTCATACACGCGCGCCTCGGCTACAGCAACCTCCCCCTCGACGACACGGTCACCTACCACGATCCGTGCCACCTGCGGTGGGGCAGGGGGGTGGGGGAGCCGCCCCGGGAGGTCCTCCGGCGGAGTGCCCGTTACGTGGAGATGGACAGGGCGGGGGACTGCTGCGGTCTCGGCGGCAGCTTCAGTCTCTCCCACTACGATATCTCCTGTCTCCTGGGGGAGGCGAAGGTCGCCTCGATCCGCGCGAGCGGGGCAACCATCGTGGCGACCTCCTGTCCGGGCTGCATCCTCCAGCTCGAGGACCAGCTCGCGCGGCAGGGGATGGGAAATCCCGTGGTGCACGTCGCCCAGCTGTACGAGAGGAGCTTCCTGAAGGGGCGCCTGCCGCTGCCCGGCAGCTCCTCGTCCTCCTCCGGGTTCCTCACCTTGAGCAGGTGA
- a CDS encoding FAD-binding protein — protein sequence MDDAKGLLAALAAVVGEDHVVSAPEELACYGVDAAKVRAVPDVVVRPATAAEVSGVLRLANERRVPVYPRGAGSGLTGGASPLRGGIALEMARMNRILSVDPDDLVAVVEPGVVLADLQAAVERKGLFYPPDPASSGFCTVGGTLAACAGGLHCVKYGVTRDYLLSAEAVLPTGEIVHTGSRTLKSVVGYDLGRLLVGSEGTLCVFTRAVLRLIPLPACVRTVMAFFRRVDDAVDAAHGVMRSGILPRTLELMDEMTIRCIVAYKPFPMPSGTRAIVLAESDGSAEEASREVGRMAGLLESSSALAVDCPPDRAEADLLWEIRRAASPALYALSPGKLNEDVCVPLSGMKDLLRGAAAIAERNRVAIASFGHAGDGNIHVNILYDTADAAERGRAEKAVEELFRLVLEAGGSISGEHGIGTAKARFLSWEVGAREIALMRSIKRLLDPNEILNPGKIFPD from the coding sequence ATGGACGATGCCAAAGGCCTCCTCGCGGCCCTTGCGGCCGTCGTGGGAGAGGACCACGTCGTGTCGGCGCCGGAGGAGCTCGCCTGCTACGGCGTCGACGCCGCGAAGGTGCGCGCCGTGCCCGACGTCGTCGTGCGGCCCGCCACCGCCGCGGAGGTCTCCGGCGTGCTCCGCCTCGCCAACGAGCGGCGCGTGCCCGTCTACCCTCGCGGGGCCGGTTCCGGGCTCACCGGGGGCGCGTCCCCGCTGCGCGGCGGCATCGCGCTCGAGATGGCGCGGATGAACCGCATCCTCTCCGTCGATCCAGACGACCTGGTCGCCGTCGTCGAGCCCGGGGTGGTCCTCGCCGACCTCCAGGCCGCCGTCGAGCGGAAAGGCCTCTTCTACCCGCCGGACCCGGCGAGCAGCGGGTTCTGCACCGTCGGGGGGACGCTTGCGGCGTGCGCGGGGGGGCTCCACTGCGTGAAGTACGGCGTGACCCGCGACTACCTCCTCTCGGCGGAGGCGGTGCTGCCGACCGGGGAGATCGTCCACACGGGGAGCCGGACCCTGAAGAGCGTGGTCGGGTACGACCTTGGCCGCCTCCTGGTCGGCTCCGAGGGGACGCTCTGCGTCTTCACCCGCGCCGTCCTGCGCCTCATCCCCCTCCCGGCGTGCGTGCGGACGGTGATGGCGTTCTTCCGGCGTGTCGACGACGCCGTGGACGCGGCGCACGGCGTCATGCGGAGCGGCATCCTGCCCAGGACGCTCGAGCTGATGGACGAGATGACCATCCGGTGCATCGTGGCCTATAAGCCGTTCCCGATGCCGTCGGGCACCCGGGCGATCGTCCTCGCGGAGTCCGATGGCAGCGCGGAGGAAGCGTCCCGGGAGGTTGGGCGCATGGCGGGGCTCCTTGAATCCTCCTCCGCGCTCGCCGTCGACTGTCCGCCTGACCGGGCGGAGGCCGACCTGCTCTGGGAGATACGCCGGGCGGCGTCTCCGGCCCTCTATGCCTTGAGCCCGGGCAAGCTGAACGAGGATGTCTGCGTGCCGCTGAGCGGGATGAAGGATCTGCTCCGCGGCGCCGCCGCGATCGCGGAGCGGAACCGGGTCGCCATCGCCTCGTTCGGGCATGCGGGCGACGGAAACATCCACGTGAACATCCTCTACGACACCGCGGACGCGGCGGAGCGGGGGAGGGCGGAGAAGGCGGTCGAGGAGCTGTTCCGCCTGGTGCTGGAGGCGGGGGGGAGCATCTCGGGCGAGCACGGGATCGGCACCGCCAAGGCCCGCTTCCTCAGCTGGGAGGTCGGGGCGCGCGAGATCGCCCTGATGCGGAGCATCAAGCGACTCCTCGACCCGAATGAGATCCTCAATCCGGGCAAGATATTCCCGGACTGA